CTCCGTGGTGCCATAGGTGCGGATCATGCCGGGCTGGGATGCCCACGCGATTTCCTGCCCCTGAGAGGTGGCATCGCGGATCTGGCTGGTGACCAGGGCATTGACGGTGTCAATAAGTTCACGGCCACGGGTGCCGGCATCGGTGCGCTTGGCCACTTGCGTCTCTGTGCTGACGGTGGTGAGGAAGGCGATGATGAGGCCGGTGATCAATGCCAGGAAGGCAATGACCATGACGAGGGCGACTCCGCGGCGGGGAGGGGCGGTTTTCATAAGCTGGTTGGGGGGAGAGGGAGAACTAAAGTGAATGTGTGGCCGGTTTACTCGCGGCTCCATTTGGCGCTTTTCAGACTGACCTGGGTGGTAAAGACGCGGGCGTTCAGTTGTTTTGCCCGCAGGTTTTTCAACAGTGTTTCGAGGTCGGCTTTACGTATTTCGGCATCGGCATTTTGGAAGAGATCTGCCAGACCGAGATCTGGCGGCTCGCTACTGCCGCCGATGCGCTCAGCGGAGGCGTCATCAATGGCCACCATGGTGACCTCCACGATGGGCGGAAGCTGGTGCTGGCTGCTGAGTTCCTTGCGCAAGCCTCCTTGCCCCTCGGTGAATGAGTCAAACTCATAGTTAGGCGCGAGGGCGCTGCCGGTCGGGTCCACTGAAGGGTCCCCAGCAGGGCCTTGGCCTGGCAGCTTAGGCAGGAAGGTGATGGCGATGATGTTGCGGGCGATGATGTGGGCATCCGGGTTGGCGGCGACATCCGGCGGCCAGCGCTCTGGCCCACCCAGGGGGACGAGGGATTCCGAGCGCTGTTTCAGCTCCATCAACCGGAATCCATAGGTGGGGATCAGGGGCAGGAAGGACGGGCGCTCAGTGTCCTCGCCATACGTGATGTAATAGCCGGTGAGATTGAGCAGATGATGGAGCGCACCATGGGTGGGGATGCCAGTTTCGCCCAA
The window above is part of the Prosthecobacter fusiformis genome. Proteins encoded here:
- the vccC gene encoding Verru_Chthon cassette protein C, whose product is MKNRFPTRSARPGFSLVELLVSMAVISILMLIFATMTDRTASIWRSTRGKVSQFQQARDAFETITRNLSQATLNTYLDYYDKSGARRDQTNAASFEPGRYGRYSELRFRSGAAAAILQQPPAQTPGHALFFYAPLGETGIPTHGALHHLLNLTGYYITYGEDTERPSFLPLIPTYGFRLMELKQRSESLVPLGGPERWPPDVAANPDAHIIARNIIAITFLPKLPGQGPAGDPSVDPTGSALAPNYEFDSFTEGQGGLRKELSSQHQLPPIVEVTMVAIDDASAERIGGSSEPPDLGLADLFQNADAEIRKADLETLLKNLRAKQLNARVFTTQVSLKSAKWSRE